A genome region from Actinopolymorpha sp. NPDC004070 includes the following:
- a CDS encoding aminoglycoside phosphotransferase family protein: MRKPDVDRHALNALLAEIFGPGQEFTCRRTPTGSSTQVYRVDRGAETFYARIAEEEQASLAPEAELHRVLHEAGVRVPAVVHYEPFDQSLARSVMVTTEVPGAQLSAAGSVGSVAEIGRSAGRDLARIHSVPVHGFGWIRREHDRPGWPLHAEHGTYAEYVDPPAVVGPLAAIGFGAEQVRAVERLLQEAVEAGPDEGTGSVAHGDFDAGHIFEQDGTYTGLIDFGEIRGTDYTFDFATICLNVEETPPAAQLLRLVEEGYAEVRALPDDHARRLYLACVVSAAHRLSTWYKRDGERAFDGWFFRWIRDCLVGMLETGRVPTAD, translated from the coding sequence ATGCGCAAGCCGGACGTGGACCGTCACGCGCTGAACGCGTTGCTGGCCGAGATCTTCGGGCCAGGGCAGGAGTTCACCTGCCGACGTACTCCGACGGGTTCGTCCACCCAGGTCTACCGGGTCGACCGGGGCGCCGAGACCTTCTACGCGCGGATCGCGGAGGAGGAGCAAGCCAGCCTTGCACCTGAGGCCGAGCTGCATCGGGTGCTTCACGAGGCCGGGGTGCGCGTGCCCGCGGTGGTCCACTACGAGCCGTTCGACCAGTCGCTGGCCCGGTCGGTCATGGTGACCACGGAGGTGCCCGGCGCACAGTTGAGTGCCGCCGGGTCCGTGGGATCCGTTGCCGAGATCGGCCGCTCCGCCGGACGTGACCTGGCCAGGATCCACAGTGTGCCGGTGCACGGCTTCGGCTGGATCCGCCGCGAGCACGACCGGCCCGGCTGGCCGCTGCACGCGGAGCACGGCACGTACGCCGAGTACGTCGATCCGCCGGCTGTCGTCGGTCCACTCGCCGCGATCGGGTTCGGCGCAGAGCAGGTTCGTGCCGTCGAACGCCTTCTGCAGGAAGCCGTCGAAGCAGGTCCCGACGAGGGGACCGGGTCGGTGGCCCACGGAGACTTCGACGCCGGTCACATCTTCGAGCAGGACGGCACGTACACGGGACTGATCGACTTCGGTGAGATCCGGGGCACCGACTACACCTTCGACTTCGCGACGATCTGTCTGAACGTCGAGGAGACTCCGCCGGCCGCACAGCTCCTGCGGCTCGTGGAGGAGGGGTACGCCGAGGTGCGGGCACTCCCGGACGACCACGCTCGTCGGCTCTACCTGGCCTGCGTCGTCAGCGCCGCCCATCGGCTGTCGACCTGGTACAAGCGTGACGGTGAGCGCGCCTTCGACGGGTGGTTCTTCCGCTGGATCCGGGACTGCCTGGTCGGCATGCTCGAGACCGGACGAGTGCCAACCGCGGACTGA
- a CDS encoding MerR family transcriptional regulator has protein sequence MNDGRLYTIGELARLTGLTVKAIRFYADRGIVPPTDRSPAGYRRYDADALARLELVRTLRALGLDLPTIRRVVDHEVSLQGIAAAHAEALAAQIRLLRLRQAVLTTVARRGSTPEETKLMHRLAELTEDERRRLVEEFLDSTFGDLGAEGEFAAIMRTMTPCLPDNPEPAQVEAWVELAELTGAPAFRTGLRRLAEHHAAERIRDGDGGVRPDLAAAVRDLVTPALRTGIDPTSPQAAPVVAAVIDRYAHTSGTEADDVRGELLRWLVAAKDPRRERYFQLLALINGWPAPDSLAPVFSWLHQALRAPAAVQP, from the coding sequence ATGAACGACGGCAGGCTCTACACGATCGGCGAACTGGCGCGGCTGACCGGGCTCACGGTCAAGGCCATCCGCTTCTACGCCGATCGCGGGATCGTGCCGCCGACCGACCGCAGCCCGGCAGGCTATCGCCGATACGACGCCGACGCCCTGGCGCGACTGGAACTCGTCCGGACGCTGCGCGCTCTCGGACTCGATCTGCCCACGATCCGCAGGGTCGTGGACCACGAGGTCTCCCTTCAGGGGATCGCGGCGGCACATGCCGAAGCGCTCGCGGCGCAGATCCGGTTGCTCCGCCTGCGGCAGGCGGTGCTGACGACGGTGGCCAGGCGCGGGTCCACTCCGGAGGAGACGAAGCTCATGCACCGGTTGGCCGAACTCACCGAGGACGAACGCCGACGCCTCGTCGAGGAGTTCCTCGACTCGACTTTCGGCGACCTGGGCGCCGAAGGGGAGTTCGCGGCGATCATGCGCACGATGACTCCGTGCCTGCCCGACAACCCCGAGCCCGCGCAGGTCGAGGCGTGGGTGGAGCTGGCGGAGCTGACGGGCGCCCCGGCGTTCCGGACCGGACTGCGCCGGCTGGCCGAACATCATGCGGCCGAGCGCATCCGGGACGGGGACGGCGGCGTACGACCGGATCTCGCCGCGGCGGTCCGGGACCTGGTCACTCCTGCGCTGCGTACTGGCATCGATCCCACCTCGCCCCAGGCGGCGCCGGTGGTCGCGGCGGTGATCGACCGGTACGCACACACGTCCGGCACTGAGGCGGACGATGTTCGCGGCGAACTGCTGCGGTGGCTGGTGGCGGCCAAGGATCCACGACGCGAGCGCTACTTCCAGCTACTCGCACTGATCAACGGATGGCCCGCCCCGGACAGCCTGGCGCCGGTGTTCAGCTGGCTCCACCAGGCTCTGCGCGCGCCGGCGGCCGTACAGCCCTAG